Below is a genomic region from Bacteroidales bacterium.
TGAGCCAACCAATCATCTCGATATGCGATCGAAAGATATTTTAAAACAAGCATTATTAAAGTTCGATGGTACACTTTTGATTGTTTCGCACGACAGATATTTTTTACACGGATTAACCAACAGGATTTTTGAATTTAAAAATCATACCATACGTGAATACCTTGGCGATATTTATGATTTTCTTAAATCAAGAAAAATAGAATCGCTTCAACAACTTGAAGTCAATAAAAAAACAACAACTCAAAAGGATAAAAAAGAAAATACGGTTACTAATAAATCCAATTACGAAAAAAGAAAAGTAATCGAAAAAGAGCTTCGTAAAATAAAAACGCTGATTGAAAAATCGGAGGAAAAAATTTCGCAACTGGAACAACTGGTTAAAGAAACCGACGAAAAGCTTATTAACCCTGAAACTTATAAGGAAGTTTTATCTGATAAAACTTTTTACGCTTCGTACGAAAAAAATAAAAAATTACTGGAAGAAGAAATGAAACAGTGGGAAGAACTGCATGTTCAATACGAAGAAAAAGAATCGGAATATAACCGGGAGTTATTATGATTTTTTAACTTTACAAAAAAATGCAGGAAGTAAAACTCAACATAATACCTTTAAAAGAATGGCTCAACTTTCCTGAACGTCCTTTAATTATTAGTGGTCCGTGTAGCGCTGAAAACAAAGAACAGGTTTTGCAAACTGCAAAAAAATTAGCAAAGACTGGAATTGTAAATGTTTTTCGTGCCGGGATATGGAAACCCCGAACACGCCCTGATGCATTTGAAGGTGTTGGAGAAGCAGGATTGCCATGGCTTTCGGAAGTTAAAGAAAAAACAGGATTACCTGTTTGCGTTGAAGTTGCCACACCGCAACATGTTGAAGCAGCTATTAAAAATGAAATTGATATACTTTGGCTTGGCGCCCGAACAACTGCCAATCCATTTTCTGTACAGGAAATCGCTGAAGCCCTTAAGGGATATGATATTCCGGTGATGATAAAAAATCCGGTTACTCCCGATTTAAAATTATGGATAGGCGCAATTGAACGAATCAATAAATCGAAAATAAATAAAATTATTGCCATACATCGTGGATTCACTTCATACGAAAATACGGTTTATCGCAATGCACCTATTTGGGAAATTCCAATTGAATTGATGCGTATTTGCCCGGAGCTTCCAGTAATTTGTGACCCTAGTCACATCACAGGAAATTCAATGTTATTGGAAAGTGTTTGCCAGAAAGCACTCGACCTGGAAATGGACGGAATGATGATTGAAACACATGTCAATCCTAAGAAAGCGCTGTCCGATGCCAAACAACAAATCACTCCTGACGAATTGGTACAGCTTATTTCAAAATTAATCATACGCAGCAATTATACTGAAAATACGGAGTTCACAAATAAACTGATTGAACTTCGCTCTGAAATTGATAACATTGATGTTGAGTTGATTCATCTTATTTCAAAACGTATGAAGATTATTGAAGATATTGGCAAATTCAAAAAAGAAAACAATATAACCATTCTTCAGATTCGGCGTTGGAACGATGTAGTCCGCGAAAGTATTGAGCTTGGTGAAGAACTTGGGCTTAATCGTGAATTCTTACTAAAACTTTTACGGGTAATTCATGAAGAATCAATCCAAAAGCAAACCGATATATTTAAAAAATAAATATATTTACATGCCCAAATCAAACAAACAAAATGTATAAAAAAGCACTATATTTTTTTATAGTAATATTTTGCTTATCACTTCCCGCCTGTAATAAACATAAAAAAGAATCGTCAAAAGAAATTGCTGAAATTGATAGTTTAACAAATTCTCTTTCGGAGAAGATGAGTTACGATAGCATTATCGTGAAAAAATAATAAAGCGCCTTGGTTTTTATAAGATAGGATATTCAAATAAAATTAGAAATGTTGATTTTATTATATTTATAAAGGAAGATGAGAATTACATATAATTTTTCTTTTTGAAATAAAAGACAAATCCTACTACTATTAATGCCATTGATGAAGATACAATCCAGAATGCATAAGGATGGGTTTGAAAAGGGAGAACTATATTCATTCCGTATATACTTGCAATTAATGTCAGAGGTAGTAATATTGAAGAAATAAGTGTGAGGACTTTCATAATTTCATTTGTGCGGTTTGTTTGTAATGAATCGAAAGTTTTTGATAAGCCTTCAACTATTTCTTTGTAGTCTTCAGTAAGGTCCCACATCTTTTGGTACTTGTCTAATATATCGCCCCAGTATTCTTCCATATCCTCTGCATATCCATGTACTTCGCCTGATTCAAATTTATGGAACACCCGAAGTTGAGGTTTAAATATAGTATCGAGAATAATTATATTGCGGCGTGTTATAGAGATTCTTTCAATGGTTCGTTCTGCTTTTTTACGAAATAATTCGGTGTTGATA
It encodes:
- a CDS encoding magnesium transporter CorA family protein, with product MIETIHNNDLKWYHIVNPSDNDIQFLQDNFSFHPLDLEDLQSKTQRPKLDIYDDYYFIILHFPIFDKANRFIKTSEVKVFWGEKYVITIANSQWIVRNIFNAAKENEKVKEEIMSKSSDILLYEILDRLLGETFYLIGRLGEEVEHINTELFRKKAERTIERISITRRNIIILDTIFKPQLRVFHKFESGEVHGYAEDMEEYWGDILDKYQKMWDLTEDYKEIVEGLSKTFDSLQTNRTNEIMKVLTLISSILLPLTLIASIYGMNIVLPFQTHPYAFWIVSSSMALIVVGFVFYFKKKNYM
- a CDS encoding chorismate mutase; translation: MQEVKLNIIPLKEWLNFPERPLIISGPCSAENKEQVLQTAKKLAKTGIVNVFRAGIWKPRTRPDAFEGVGEAGLPWLSEVKEKTGLPVCVEVATPQHVEAAIKNEIDILWLGARTTANPFSVQEIAEALKGYDIPVMIKNPVTPDLKLWIGAIERINKSKINKIIAIHRGFTSYENTVYRNAPIWEIPIELMRICPELPVICDPSHITGNSMLLESVCQKALDLEMDGMMIETHVNPKKALSDAKQQITPDELVQLISKLIIRSNYTENTEFTNKLIELRSEIDNIDVELIHLISKRMKIIEDIGKFKKENNITILQIRRWNDVVRESIELGEELGLNREFLLKLLRVIHEESIQKQTDIFKK